In one Silene latifolia isolate original U9 population chromosome 10, ASM4854445v1, whole genome shotgun sequence genomic region, the following are encoded:
- the LOC141608235 gene encoding uncharacterized protein LOC141608235, whose protein sequence is MDRSWITSSKLGDSKYVAGVMEFIRFALENNSEDHEKLPCPCYMCHNLMHHKVDVILRHLNKWEFDRTYTCWHRHGEKRVEIPTNSHQGRNTNEGDRLEDMMSQFEERVYDEPNIAEEVLSDFEKPLYTDCKYNKLSAVLRLYNLKVGHSWTDRSFTALLELLVDILPPNNALPNSTYESKKLLCTMGLRYEKIHACPNDCILFRNEFETLKHCPKCNVSRYKKKEGVPANILWYFPIIPRFKRFYSNPEDAEKLTWHKFGRKKDDGFLRHPADSPQWRFIDGEFSDFGKEERNLRLGLSTDGMNPFRSLSSNHSTWPVMLVAYNLPPSLCMKRKYVMLSMLISGPKQPGNDIDVYLAPLIDDLKLLWEKGVEVFDASRKEMFNLRAMLFCTIQDYPAYGNLSGYSVKGECGCCICEDR, encoded by the coding sequence ATGGATCGAAGTTGGATAACATCGTCAAAATTGGGGGACTCAAAATATGTTGCTGGAGTTATGGAATTCATTAGATTTGCTTTAGAGAATAATAGTGAAGATCATGAAAAGTTGCCCTGTCCTTGTTATATGTGTCATAATCTCATGCATCACAAAGTTGACGTAATACTGCGTCATTTGAATAAATGGGAATTTGATAGAACATACACTTGTTGGCACCGTCATGGTGAAAAAAGAGTAGAAATTCCAACAAATAGTCATCAAGGTCGTAATACCAACGAGGGTGATAGATTAGAAGACATGATGAGTCAGTTTGAGGAAAGAGTGTATGATGAGCCAAATATAGCAGAAGAAGTACTAAGTGATTTTGAAAAGCCTTTATACACAGATTGCAAGTACAATAAACTGTCAGCTGTACTTAGGCTATACAATCTGAAGGTCGGTCATAGTTGGACAGACCGAAGTTTTACGGCATTACTAGAGTTGTTGGTTGACATACTTCCGCCTAACAATGCTCTGCCAAATAGTACATATGAGTCTAAAAAATTATTATGCACAATGGGCTTGCGTTACGAAAAAATTCATGCTTGCCCAAACGATTGCATACTATTTCGTAATGAATTTGAAACTTTAAAACATTGTCCCAAGTGCAATGTCTCAAGGTACAAGAAAAAGGAGGGAGTGCCAGCTAATATTTTGTGGTATTTTCCTATAATACCAAGGTTTAAGCGATTTTATTCGAATCCAGAAGATGCAGAGAAGTTGACGTGGCATAAATTTGGTCGTAAAAAAGATGATGGGTTTCTAAGACACCCAGCTGACTCTCCACAATGGAGATTTATTGATGGAGAATTTAGTGATTTTGGGAAAGAGGAACGAAACTTACGCCTTGGACTATCCACTGATGGTATGAATCCATTTAGATCTCTAAGTAGCAACCATAGTACTTGGCCTGTCATGTTGGTggcgtacaacttacctccttccttatgcatgaaaagaaagtatgtTATGTTGTCAATGCTTATCTCTGGTCCAAAACAACCAGGAAATGACATCGATGTATACTTAGCACCTCTTATTGACGATTTGAAGTTATTGTGGGAAAAAGGTGTAGAAGTATTTGATGCCAGCCGTAAAGAAATGTTCAATTTAAGAGCAATGTTGTTTTGTACCATCCAAGATTATCCGGCATATGGCAATCTTTCTGGTTATTCAGTAAAAGGGGAATGTGGTTGTTGTATATGTGAAGATAGATAG